In Pseudomonas sp. LRP2-20, the genomic window CGGTTTTCGGCTTCGTATGTAATTTCGTAGGCGGCTTTTTCCAGGCAGAACAACTCCAGTGCGGCGCGCTCGCCTTCGGCCTGTTGCCAGGCGTGGGGCATGGCGGCGGTGGCCAGGCCATAGGCCTCGACGAAGGCATGCCGCGACTGGTGCAGGTACTGCCGGGCAACCCGTTGCCGGGCCTGGCGCGCCGGGCCGGAAAGGTCGACCGCAGACGCGCTGCGCAGGATCATCGCAGCAGCATAGTCGAAGGATCGCAACACGCCGCTGACATCCTTGTACGGACTGTGTTTGGCCCGGCGCTCGTCCAGCGGACGGGCCGGCTCGCCCTCGAAATCGATCAGGTAGGCATCGCCCTGTACCACCAGGACCTGGCCCAGATGCAAGTCGCCGTGCACGCGCATCAGCAGGCCACCCTGGGCCTGTTCGGCGAGCCTGGCGATGTGCTGGGCAAGGCCGTCACGCTGCTGTTGCAGGTCGTCGACCAGGGCCTGGCTGTCGCTGTCGAGGTGTTCGCGGTGCTGGGCCAGCAGGTCGAGGGCGTGGTTCAGTTCGGCACTGATCTGCACGCTCCAGCGTTGGCTGTCGTCGGCGTCGCTGGGGCGCGGCTGGAAGGCTTGATCGTTGCTCGGTGCCGCCAGCAGCAGGTGCATCTCGCCCAGGCGCTGGCCGAGCAAGGCAGCGAATCCGTTGAGTTCGGCCAGCGCATCGGTATGGGCTTCGGCATCAGCGCTGGTCGGCTCCATCTCATCGCGGATGGCCCGCTCCAGGGTGTTCTGGGTCCAGGCCCAGGCATCGCCCTGATTGCTCAGGTAGCCCTGGGCGATCATCAACAGGTGCGGCGCGCCCTGCTCGTCGACGCGGCTGACCCAGGCCAGCAGCGGCGAGATGTTGGCGAAGCCGCCGGCGGTGAGGTAGGCGCTCATCTCCAGCTCCGGGTGAATGCCCGGATTGACCCGACGGATAAGCTTGAGCACCACGCGGTCGCCAATCACCACCGAGCTGTTGGACTGCTCGGCGCTGAGGTAACGCACTGGGCTTTCCTCATTCAGCTCAAGCTCAGCCAGCTGTGCGGTGCACTCAAAGTGCAGTTCGCCCTGGCCATTGCCGCAAGGCAGCTGCACACCGTCCTGACAGGCGCGCAGTACAGCGCGGATGAACGGTTCAAGGACGAAGGCGTCGGTGATCAGGCCAACCTGGCGGCCACGGCGGACCCGCGCCAGCGCCAGCTGCTGCGGCAGCGCCGTGTTGATCTGTTCTTCCGGCAGCAGGCCGAACGGCAGCTGGTACTGGTTGGCCACGCCGTCGCTGAGCACTTCGATCTCGCTGAGCAGCACTGGTGTGGTGGCGGTGCCAAAGCGCACGCCGTAGCGCAGGCGCACCTGGTCGATCGGGCCTTCCTTGCCGGCGAACCAGCGGCGCTTGGGCAGGTATTGCGGCAGGATGGTGCCTTGCAGGGTGTCGCTGGAGGGCGGTTCGAGCAGTTCTTCCATGCGTTTGCGCAGCACTAACGTGGTCAATTCCGGCAACCCCTCGGTGGCTTGGATGTGCCAGCTGGGCATGCGGTCGTGGGCAGCCAGCAGGAACCAGTAAAAGGCATAAGGCGGCAAGGTCAGCAGGAACGGCAACTGGCCGATCGGCGGGAAGGCGCTGCCGCCGAGCATCTCAACCGGCACTTTGTCAGCGTATTGCGACAGTTCGAGCTCGGCGGCCTGGGCGGCGCGGGAAACGTTGGCGACGCAAAGAATCACCTCGCTGTTGCCATCGGCGTCGGTGTACTCGCGGATGTACGCCAGGATGCGCCGGTTGCTTGGCGTGAGCATGCGCAGGCTGCCGCGGCCAAAGGCCTTCTGCTGCTTGCGTACCGCCAGCAGGCGGCGGTTCCAGTTCAGCAACGAGTGCGGATCATGGGCCTGGGCTTCGACGTTGACGGTCTGGTAGCCGTACAACGGGTCCATGATCGGCGGCAGCACCAGGCGCTGCGGGTCGGCCCTGGAGAAACCGCCGTTGCGGTCTGGCGACCATTGCATCGGCGTACGCACGCCGTCGCGGTCACCGAGGTAGATGTTGTCGCCCATGCCCAGTTCGTCGCCGTAGTACAGGGTTGGCGTGCCGGGCATCGACAACAGCAGGCTGGTTAGCAGTTCGATGCGCCGGCGGTCGCGCTGCAGCAGCGGCGCCAGGCGCCGGCGGATGCCAAGATTGATGCGCGCGCGGCGGTCTTCGGCGTAGTAGTTCCACAGGTAGTCGCGCTCGCGATCGGTGACCATCTCCAGGGTCAGCTCATCGTGGTTGCGCAAAAAGATCGCCCACTGGCAGTTGGCCGGGATATCCGGGGTCTGGCGCAGGATGTCGGTGATCGGGAAGCGGTCCTCCATGGCCAGGGCCATGTACATGCGCGGCATCAGCGGAAAGTGGAAGGCCATGTGGCATTCGTCGCCATCACCCTCGCCGAAGTACGGGCGGGTGTCCTCGGGCCACTGGTTGGCCTCGGCCAGCAGCATGCGGTCGGGGTAGTTGGCATCGATTTCGGCGCGGATGGCCTTGAGCACCCTGTGGGTCTCGGGCAGGTTTTCGTTGTGGGTGCCATCGCGCTCGATCAGGTACGGGATGGCATCCAGGCGCAGGCCGTCGACACCCAGGTCGAGCCAGAAGCGCATCACCTCGATGACGGCCTTGAGCACCTGCGGGTTGTCGAAGTTGAGGTCCGGCTGGTGCGAATAGAAACGGTGCCAGAAATACTGGCCGGCGACCGGGTCCCAGGTCCAGTTGGACTTCTCGGTGTCGAGGAAGATGATCCGCGTGCCGTCGTATTTCTGATCGTCGTCCGACCACACGTAGAAGTCCCGCGCCTTGCTGCCGCGCTTGGCATGGCGGGCGCGCTGGAACCAGGGGTGCTGGTCGCTGGTGTGGTTGATGACCAGCTCGGTGATCACCCGCAGGCCGCGCTTGTGTGCCTCGGCGATGAAGCGGCGGGCATCGGCCATGCTGCCATAGTCCGGGTGCACAGCCTTGTACTCGGCGATATCGTAGCCATCGTCGCGCCGTGGCGAGGGGTAGAACGGCAGCAGCCACAGGGTGTTTACGCCCAGTTCGGCGATATAGTCGAGCTTGCTGATCAGGCCAGCGAAATCACCAATGCCGTCGTTGTTGGCATCGAAGAACGACTTGATGTGCAGCTGGTAGATCACGGCGTCCTTGTACCACAGCGGGTCATCGATGAAGGCTGCCGGGCGGGAACGCTTGGCCATGGGTGACTCCTTTCTGTCCTGGGTTCGGCGAGATCCTTGTGGGAGCGGGCTTGCCCGCGAAGCAGGCACCGCAGTGGATGGCACCGGCTTTGCCGGTGTTCGCGGGCAAGCCCGCTCCCACAGGGAATGTGGCGTGCCGTGCTAACGGGCCTTTTCTATGCGCCAGATGCCGAACGGCTGGTGCCAGGGTTCGATACGCATCCACTGGGTCTTGCCATGCCAGGTCCAGCGATGGCCGTTCATCAGGTCCTCGCCGTGGGTGTCGGCGTTGTCATCCAGCCCCAACTCCCACAATGGCAACTCGAAACTGGCTTCCTGGGCGTTGTGCGGGTCGAGGCTGATCGCCACCAGGATGTAGTTGTCGCGCTCGGGCGTGCGCTTGGCGAAGTACAGGATGTTGTCGTTCCAGCAGTTGAAGAACGCCACGCCCAGGTGGGTGTGCAACGCCCGGTTCTGCCGGCGGATACGGTTGAGCTGGGCAATTTCGGCAATGATGTTGCCGGGCTGGTTGAAATCACGCGGGCGGATCTCGTACTTCTCCGAATCCAGGTACTCCTCCTTGCCCGGCAGTGGCGTGCCTTCGCACAGTTCGAAGCCTGAATACATGCCCCACAGCCCCGACCCCATGGTCGCCAGTGCGGCGCGGATGAGGAAGCCGGCACGGCC contains:
- the treS gene encoding maltose alpha-D-glucosyltransferase, translated to MAKRSRPAAFIDDPLWYKDAVIYQLHIKSFFDANNDGIGDFAGLISKLDYIAELGVNTLWLLPFYPSPRRDDGYDIAEYKAVHPDYGSMADARRFIAEAHKRGLRVITELVINHTSDQHPWFQRARHAKRGSKARDFYVWSDDDQKYDGTRIIFLDTEKSNWTWDPVAGQYFWHRFYSHQPDLNFDNPQVLKAVIEVMRFWLDLGVDGLRLDAIPYLIERDGTHNENLPETHRVLKAIRAEIDANYPDRMLLAEANQWPEDTRPYFGEGDGDECHMAFHFPLMPRMYMALAMEDRFPITDILRQTPDIPANCQWAIFLRNHDELTLEMVTDRERDYLWNYYAEDRRARINLGIRRRLAPLLQRDRRRIELLTSLLLSMPGTPTLYYGDELGMGDNIYLGDRDGVRTPMQWSPDRNGGFSRADPQRLVLPPIMDPLYGYQTVNVEAQAHDPHSLLNWNRRLLAVRKQQKAFGRGSLRMLTPSNRRILAYIREYTDADGNSEVILCVANVSRAAQAAELELSQYADKVPVEMLGGSAFPPIGQLPFLLTLPPYAFYWFLLAAHDRMPSWHIQATEGLPELTTLVLRKRMEELLEPPSSDTLQGTILPQYLPKRRWFAGKEGPIDQVRLRYGVRFGTATTPVLLSEIEVLSDGVANQYQLPFGLLPEEQINTALPQQLALARVRRGRQVGLITDAFVLEPFIRAVLRACQDGVQLPCGNGQGELHFECTAQLAELELNEESPVRYLSAEQSNSSVVIGDRVVLKLIRRVNPGIHPELEMSAYLTAGGFANISPLLAWVSRVDEQGAPHLLMIAQGYLSNQGDAWAWTQNTLERAIRDEMEPTSADAEAHTDALAELNGFAALLGQRLGEMHLLLAAPSNDQAFQPRPSDADDSQRWSVQISAELNHALDLLAQHREHLDSDSQALVDDLQQQRDGLAQHIARLAEQAQGGLLMRVHGDLHLGQVLVVQGDAYLIDFEGEPARPLDERRAKHSPYKDVSGVLRSFDYAAAMILRSASAVDLSGPARQARQRVARQYLHQSRHAFVEAYGLATAAMPHAWQQAEGERAALELFCLEKAAYEITYEAENRPSWLAVPLHGLHGLISTWGES